ACACACACGGAGCCAGGTTTCCGCGAGATTCCGCGCCCCACGATCTGCTTTCGACCTCCTGAGGGGGTGCGAGCATTCACCCGCTCGTCTCGACTAACGAGACTCACGCGTGTCTCACGCGCAGGGTGCGCACCGGCCCAGGGTGAGGCGTAGCTGCACGACATCACCCACGTTTAACGTCTCGAGCGCCCGGGCCCCCGTCGCCGCCTCGTGGACCGTGACCGTGCCGAGTCCTTCAATCTCGACGAGCGCCGACGCCGCACCGCGACGGAACGGGACGCCCGTCACGACCCCGCGGCGCAAGAGCGCCATGTCGCGCTCCGCTCCGACGGGCGCGTCCTGGCCGACGGAACCCAGCCCCAGCAGGCGGAAGCCCCCCGGTGGTACCGCGAGCGACGCCCCGTCCACCGTGACGAACACCTCGTAGCCGAGGAAGGACGCGACCGTGCGGTCCGCGGGCGCGGCCCAGAGCTCGGCGGGAGTCCCCTCCTGCAGCACGCGACCGCGCGACATGACCGCGACACGGTCGGCGACCGTGAACGCCTCGTCCTGGTCGTGCGTGACGAACACGGCGGTGGTGCCCGTCGCGAGGAGGGCGGCGCGCAGGTCAACCGCGAGGCGCTCGCGCAGCTCGCGGTCGAGCGCCGAGAGCGGCTCGTCGAGCAGCAGCAGCCCGGGGGCCGGCGCGAGCGAGCGGGCGAGCGCGACGCGCTGCCGCTCGCCGCCCGAGAGGGTCGAGACCTGCCGTGACTCGTAGCCTGCGAGGCCGACGGCGTCGAGCAGCTCCGCGACGCGTGCCCGACGGCGCGCGGCAGGGATGCGCTCACGTCGCCCGCCGCGCAGGGCGCGGCCCTCGAGGCCGTAGGCGACGTTGCCCGCGACGTCGCGGTGCGGGAAGAGCTGGCCGTCCTGGAACATCAGGCCGATGCCGCGCTC
This genomic window from Flavimobilis soli contains:
- a CDS encoding ABC transporter ATP-binding protein; this translates as MVDVVVARSAASDAPVTPAEGAPGLRLRDVVVGYEGASRRDAPVRAVDGVSLDLPRGQVLALLGPSGCGKSSLLRAVAGLERSTGEISWGGHSLAGLPVHERGIGLMFQDGQLFPHRDVAGNVAYGLEGRALRGGRRERIPAARRRARVAELLDAVGLAGYESRQVSTLSGGERQRVALARSLAPAPGLLLLDEPLSALDRELRERLAVDLRAALLATGTTAVFVTHDQDEAFTVADRVAVMSRGRVLQEGTPAELWAAPADRTVASFLGYEVFVTVDGASLAVPPGGFRLLGLGSVGQDAPVGAERDMALLRRGVVTGVPFRRGAASALVEIEGLGTVTVHEAATGARALETLNVGDVVQLRLTLGRCAPCA